AGGAATGCCGCATCGACTCCATCGCCCAGAGCTGGTCGGTGCTGTCGGCCGCCGCCAGTGACGCCCGCCAGCGCCAGGCCATGGAATCCCTGGACCGGCACCTGGTGCGCCGCGACAGCGGCGTGGTGTTGCTGCTGGACCCACCGTTCGCCCACAGCCCGCTGGACCCGGGCTATATCAAGGGCTACGTGCCCGGTGTGCGGGAGAACGGCGGGCAATACACCCACGCGGCCATCTGGGCCTGCATGGCCTTCGCCCGCCTGGGGGACAGCGCCCGGGCCTGGGAGCTGCTGCGCATGATCAACCCGGCAAGCCGACGCAGTGCCGAGCAGGTGGCCACCTACCGGGTCGAGCCTTATGTGATGGCCGCCGACGTCTATGGCGTGGCGCCCCACACCGGGCGTGGCGGCTGGAGCTGGTACACCGGCTCGGCGGGCTGGATGTACCGGCTGATCGTCGAGTCGCTGCTGGGGCTGCGCCGCGAAGGCCAGCAGCTGTACATCGAACCGGTGATCCCGGCCCACTGGCCGGGCTACAGCCTGGACTACCGGTTTGGCGAAACCCTGTACCAGATCGAGGTGCGGCAGAACCCCGGGGCCATCCTCAGCCTGAGCCTGGACGGCCGGCCGCTGCCGGGGCTGGCCATCGCGCTGCTGGACGACGGCCGGGCGCACCGGGTGTTGCTGACCTGGCCCGCCAGCGCCGCGCCGCCACAGGCCGGGCATTCCCTGACAGCGGCCGTCAGCGAGCCGGCGCCATGACAGACAGCGGGCCAGGCCCTGGACTACCCTGAGTGAGCGCTGACGCCTTGCCATCCGGTGGTTCTGAGATGTTCGACAACCTTGGGCTCGGGCCCAACCACTTGCTCCATGCACTGCCGGCCGTGGTGCAGGAGCGCCTGCTGCCCCATCTCAAGCCGGTGGCCCTGAGCCTGGGCCAGGTGCTCTACGAATCCGGGGATATCCCGCGTCATGTGTACTTCCCCACCGACGCGGTGGTGTCGCTGCTGTACCTGATGGAAAACGGCGCCTCGGCGGAAATCGCCGTGGTGGGCAACGAAGGGCTGGTGGGGGTGTCCCTGGTCATGGGCGGCGAGAGCACCACCAGCCGGGCCATCGTGCAGAGTGCCGGGCACGCCTTGCGCCTGCCCGGGCAGCGCCTCAAGGACGAGTTCAACCGCCACGGCGAGATGCTCCTGCTGATGCTGCGCTACACCCAGTCGCTGATCACCCAGATGGCCCAGACCGCGGTGTGCAACCGCCACCACTCCATCGATCAGCAGCTGTGCCGCTGGCTGCTGCTGTCCCTGGACCGCCTGCCGGGCAACCAGTTGGTGATGACCCAGGAGCTGATCGCCAACATGCTCGGGGTGCGCCGCGAAGGGGTCACCGAGGCCGCCGGCAAACTGCAGCGCCAGGGCATCATCGAGTACAGCCGCGGACGCATCAATGTCCTCGACCGGCCACGCCTGGAACAGCACAGCTGCGAGTGCTACGCGGTGGTGCGCAAGGAAACCGCGCGCCTGCTGCCGTACCTGCCGGGCAGCCAGGGCGACGAGCCGGGCTGAGGCCCGCCGCAGGCGGGGTCAAGGCGGGGACTTCAGCTCGGGCTCAGCGCCTTCACCGCCAGGATGCTGCCCGGCATCGAGTACAGGGCGCGCTCGGTGGTGCTGCCGATCAAGCGGCCAAAGCCGGTGCGGTGCACGGTGCCCATGACCACCACGTCCACCAGGTACTCGTCGACGAACTGGGCGATGCCCGGCACCGGCGGGCCCATGATGAAGTGGCGAAATTCCTGGGGCACGTTGTACTGATCGCCCAGGCGTTCGAACTCCTTGTGCAGGGAGTCGCGCAACTCGTCCAGGCAGTTGACGCTCCAGGCGGTGGACGCCACCGGCGCCACGCCGTCGAGCATCGGCATCAGGTCGTAGGCATACAGCAGGTGCAGCTGGGCATCGCATTGCAGGGCCAGGGCGTTGGCGGTCTGGATGATCAGAGCGTTGAGGCCGCTGATCTGGGTGTCGGACTGGG
This genomic stretch from Pseudomonas sp. Os17 harbors:
- a CDS encoding Crp/Fnr family transcriptional regulator, whose product is MFDNLGLGPNHLLHALPAVVQERLLPHLKPVALSLGQVLYESGDIPRHVYFPTDAVVSLLYLMENGASAEIAVVGNEGLVGVSLVMGGESTTSRAIVQSAGHALRLPGQRLKDEFNRHGEMLLLMLRYTQSLITQMAQTAVCNRHHSIDQQLCRWLLLSLDRLPGNQLVMTQELIANMLGVRREGVTEAAGKLQRQGIIEYSRGRINVLDRPRLEQHSCECYAVVRKETARLLPYLPGSQGDEPG